One Lentimicrobium sp. L6 genomic window carries:
- a CDS encoding DUF3078 domain-containing protein has product MRKFYSIIILSILSLSLFAQNDTTSKWTRGGDFSVNFNQVNFTNWAAGGDNSVSGVTLFNYDVTYDDGRSSWKNKFIMGYGLQYLQDDYKKTEDKIDLSSLYGYKICKNWDASFNAFIKTQFAEGFDGDNDSVYVSKFMAPGYIGFGPGFTYKPVEYFTVFMSPATVQFVVVNDQRLADEGAYGVTAAEYDTAGMKIKDGEMMKTQFGFNLKAAFKKDIAKNVNLETTLELFSDYLYKPENIIVRWDVIIDMAVNSWLSAKLTTGLIYDDNIVINDKSGNPLGPRTQFKEMFGLGLGIKF; this is encoded by the coding sequence ATGAGAAAATTTTATTCAATTATTATTTTATCAATTTTGAGCTTGTCTCTTTTTGCTCAAAATGATACTACAAGTAAATGGACACGCGGTGGTGACTTTTCTGTTAATTTTAATCAAGTGAATTTCACAAATTGGGCTGCCGGGGGTGATAACTCTGTTTCTGGAGTTACTCTTTTTAATTATGATGTTACTTATGATGATGGTAGGAGCTCTTGGAAAAACAAATTTATCATGGGTTATGGTCTTCAATATTTACAAGACGATTATAAAAAGACTGAAGATAAAATTGATTTGAGCTCATTATATGGGTATAAAATTTGTAAAAATTGGGATGCCAGTTTTAATGCTTTTATCAAAACTCAGTTTGCTGAAGGTTTCGATGGAGATAATGACTCGGTATATGTTTCTAAGTTTATGGCTCCTGGTTATATAGGATTTGGTCCTGGTTTTACCTATAAGCCAGTGGAGTACTTTACTGTTTTTATGAGCCCTGCAACAGTTCAGTTTGTAGTTGTTAACGACCAGCGCTTAGCGGATGAAGGGGCTTATGGTGTTACTGCAGCAGAATATGATACGGCTGGGATGAAAATTAAAGATGGTGAAATGATGAAGACACAGTTTGGATTTAATCTTAAAGCTGCATTTAAAAAGGATATTGCTAAAAATGTTAATCTTGAAACTACACTTGAACTATTTAGTGATTATTTATATAAGCCAGAAAATATTATCGTAAGATGGGACGTCATTATCGATATGGCTGTGAACTCTTGGTTATCTGCGAAATTAACTACTGGCTTAATCTATGATGATAACATTGTGATTAACGATAAAAGTGGAAATCCACTTGGGCCTAGAACACAGTTTAAAGAAATGTTTGGTTTAGGACTAGGGATTAAGTTCTAA
- a CDS encoding DUF4271 domain-containing protein codes for MKDSIAILTMSIEDSLAYSLDSVSQESISVFDTFEGQITPQNLNKAVEGSYSTDWLSLTFLGIVIYLIVVRFLFNFNFSEAFKGLFKIESLDQVSFEKLTQNTGYILTPISSIVYAYYVYFFINPNYLQLDLDYLFLVFAFIISVLFILKVFLEKIISLLFNSRKTFQSYFSDHLYMLGISGLFQLPFIVIFVYSQMVFFLWFSLAILLLFWLFRLLRGVIIGYNQSQFSKSYIFLYLCSLEILPILWACKWLINNQ; via the coding sequence TTGAAGGATTCCATTGCTATATTAACTATGTCTATTGAAGATTCTCTAGCTTATTCACTTGATAGTGTTTCGCAAGAGAGTATCAGTGTTTTTGATACTTTTGAAGGACAAATCACTCCTCAAAATCTCAATAAAGCTGTTGAAGGTTCCTATAGTACTGATTGGCTCAGCTTAACTTTTCTTGGGATTGTGATTTATTTAATTGTTGTTCGATTTTTGTTTAATTTTAATTTTTCTGAAGCCTTTAAAGGCCTTTTTAAGATAGAAAGTCTCGATCAAGTCAGTTTTGAAAAACTAACCCAAAATACAGGCTATATATTGACACCCATTTCATCAATTGTTTATGCCTATTATGTCTATTTCTTTATAAATCCTAATTATTTACAGCTCGATTTAGACTATTTATTTCTGGTATTTGCCTTTATAATCAGTGTTTTATTTATTTTAAAAGTTTTTTTAGAAAAAATAATCTCATTGCTCTTTAATAGCAGAAAGACTTTCCAGTCCTATTTTTCTGATCATCTATATATGCTTGGTATTTCAGGTCTTTTTCAGCTTCCATTTATCGTGATTTTTGTTTATAGTCAAATGGTTTTCTTTCTTTGGTTCTCACTTGCTATATTGCTTCTGTTTTGGCTTTTTAGGTTATTAAGGGGGGTGATCATTGGATATAATCAAAGCCAATTTTCTAAATCATATATATTTTTATACCTTTGCAGCCTCGAAATTTTACCGATTCTGTGGGCGTGTAAATGGCTTATAAATAATCAGTAA